The Penaeus vannamei isolate JL-2024 chromosome 39, ASM4276789v1, whole genome shotgun sequence genome window below encodes:
- the LOC113805375 gene encoding pro-resilin isoform X1, translated as MNTKVFILLGLAAIAAADSFESYEYRPPRRYSSEESYESGEAKYNFQWAVDHEDSGNNYGHQEARDGEDTQGSYYVHLPDGRLQTVKYFVDGDSGYVAEVNYDGEARFPDSFESASFESREYRPRYFYDSNESK; from the exons atgaacacaAAG GTCTTCATCCTCCTCGGTCTGGCAGCCATTGCCGCCGCAGACAGCTTCGAGTCCTACGAATACAGACCACCACGG AGATACTCCTCCGAGGAATCCTACGAGTCCGGCGAAGCCAAGTACAACTTCCAATGGGCTGTCGATCACGAAGACTCCGGCAACAACTacggacaccaggaagcccgtgacggcgaagacactcagggatcctactacgtgcacctccccgacggccgcctgcagaccgtcaagtacttcgtggacggcgactccggctacgtggctgaggtcaactaCGATGGCGAGGCTCGTTTCCCCGACTCCTTCGAGTCCGCTTCCTTCGAGTCCCGCGAATACAGGCCACGATACTTCTATGACTCCAACGAGTCTAAGTAA